The following proteins are co-located in the Clostridiales bacterium genome:
- a CDS encoding aldehyde dehydrogenase family protein — MTESERYIGEYLQRARAAQKEYEKYRQEQVDEVVKVIGKTVYDNAELLARIAVDETGMGIYEDKVIKNQMKAKVIWNHLKDKKSVGIIHRDEEKGITEVAKPMGVVAAITPTTNPIVTPMSNAMFALKGRNSIIITPHHRSLKASSLTAELINKNLEKINAPKNLIQVLDQQSREHTRILIECADVVIATGGMGMVKAAYRSGKPALGVGAGNVQCIIDKAIEYKDAVKKIIIGRTFDNGIICSGEQSAIIPAESYGEIIHEFIQNGAFYISDNESIEKLRDTMFVDGEMNKGVVGQSVQRIGELAGIEIPKDRTVIIVDAEGTEDILGREKMCPVLTLYRYDSFEEAVEIARANLEKDGKGHSVAIHSNQVEHIEYAAENIEVSRFVINQASATSAGGSFFNGFTPTNTLGCGSWGNNSISENLDYKHLINISRVGYYMKDNKVPTDEMLWG, encoded by the coding sequence ATGACAGAGAGTGAACGATATATCGGTGAATACCTCCAGCGGGCGAGAGCTGCGCAGAAAGAATATGAGAAGTATCGTCAGGAGCAGGTGGATGAAGTTGTAAAGGTCATTGGGAAAACGGTCTACGATAATGCAGAGCTTCTTGCTAGAATTGCCGTGGATGAAACGGGAATGGGAATCTATGAGGATAAGGTTATCAAAAACCAAATGAAAGCCAAAGTGATTTGGAATCATCTGAAAGATAAGAAATCTGTTGGAATCATCCATCGAGATGAAGAGAAGGGTATCACAGAAGTAGCAAAGCCCATGGGGGTTGTTGCTGCGATTACACCTACTACAAACCCAATCGTCACACCCATGTCCAATGCCATGTTTGCCTTGAAGGGGAGAAATTCGATCATAATCACACCTCATCACAGGTCGCTGAAAGCAAGTTCCCTGACCGCTGAGCTGATCAACAAGAATCTGGAGAAGATAAACGCTCCGAAAAACCTGATTCAGGTGCTGGATCAGCAATCCAGAGAGCATACGAGAATCCTGATTGAATGTGCAGATGTGGTAATTGCCACTGGGGGGATGGGCATGGTCAAAGCCGCATATCGCAGCGGAAAACCGGCACTTGGTGTAGGAGCGGGCAATGTTCAGTGCATCATTGATAAAGCGATAGAGTACAAGGATGCCGTGAAGAAAATTATTATAGGGAGAACCTTTGATAACGGAATCATCTGCTCTGGAGAACAGTCGGCAATCATTCCCGCCGAATCATATGGAGAAATTATTCATGAGTTTATTCAGAATGGCGCATTTTATATCTCGGATAATGAAAGCATAGAAAAATTGCGAGATACCATGTTTGTGGACGGTGAAATGAACAAGGGTGTGGTAGGACAATCGGTTCAGAGGATCGGGGAACTGGCAGGAATTGAAATTCCAAAGGATCGGACTGTCATCATCGTTGATGCAGAGGGGACAGAGGATATTTTGGGCAGAGAGAAAATGTGCCCCGTGCTGACGCTGTATCGGTATGATTCTTTCGAAGAGGCTGTTGAAATCGCCAGAGCGAATCTGGAAAAGGACGGGAAGGGGCATAGCGTTGCTATCCATTCCAATCAGGTTGAACACATTGAATATGCAGCTGAAAATATTGAAGTCAGTCGATTTGTGATCAACCAAGCCAGTGCTACTAGTGCGGGCGGAAGTTTTTTCAATGGGTTTACCCCCACCAACACACTGGGCTGCGGATCCTGGGGGAACAATAGCATTTCGGAAAATTTGGACTACAAACATTTGATCAATATCTCGAGAGTGGGATATTATATGAAGGACAACAAGGTGCCTACGGATGAGATGTTGTGGGGGTAG
- a CDS encoding 2-oxoacid:ferredoxin oxidoreductase subunit gamma: protein MPRWLHQRRIGGNFNVRRDIRIVGAGGHGVISAAIILAKVYGINESCNVSQTQSYGPEARGGACKAEVVVSDHEEIDYMKVEKADIFIAFNQLGYEQYKKQTKKDGVVLVNSSLVTVDPEDAQKVYEIPASEIADTSFKPFAVNIVMLGALTKLLPKLQYQSTRDAIRGNFNKSAADMNLAAYDAGYHYIQNEYFLKKMA, encoded by the coding sequence TTGCCCCGATGGCTGCATCAACGTAGAATAGGAGGAAATTTTAACGTGAGAAGAGATATTAGAATTGTCGGTGCAGGCGGTCATGGTGTTATCTCCGCTGCCATTATTTTGGCAAAGGTTTATGGAATCAATGAAAGCTGCAATGTGTCCCAGACCCAGAGCTACGGTCCGGAGGCGAGAGGCGGCGCCTGTAAAGCGGAGGTAGTTGTTTCCGATCATGAAGAAATTGATTATATGAAGGTAGAAAAGGCAGACATTTTCATTGCGTTCAATCAGCTCGGCTATGAGCAGTATAAAAAGCAGACGAAGAAGGATGGCGTGGTTTTGGTAAATAGTTCTTTGGTAACCGTAGACCCGGAGGATGCACAAAAGGTTTATGAGATTCCTGCCTCTGAGATTGCAGATACGAGCTTTAAACCCTTTGCAGTGAACATTGTGATGCTGGGCGCTTTAACAAAGCTGCTGCCCAAGCTGCAATATCAATCAACCAGAGACGCTATCAGAGGGAATTTCAATAAATCAGCTGCGGATATGAATCTGGCTGCATATGATGCAGGCTATCATTATATTCAAAATGAATACTTCCTGAAAAAGATGGCATAA
- a CDS encoding 4Fe-4S dicluster domain-containing protein, whose translation MRMMKISIDKAYCKGCEICIKACPKSVFAMSEERQSFGSLIPYPAKAEKCVGCKLCEMLCPDGCINVE comes from the coding sequence ATGAGAATGATGAAGATATCCATCGACAAAGCCTATTGCAAAGGCTGTGAGATATGCATCAAAGCATGTCCTAAAAGCGTATTTGCTATGTCGGAGGAACGACAGAGCTTTGGTTCGCTGATACCTTATCCGGCGAAGGCAGAAAAGTGTGTTGGTTGTAAATTGTGTGAGATGCTTTGCCCCGATGGCTGCATCAACGTAGAATAG
- a CDS encoding 2-oxoacid:ferredoxin oxidoreductase subunit beta, which yields MNQLIEKYIKKDSLPYIFCAGCGNGIILNAAIHAIDELGIKEDTACVSGIGCSSWIPPYLNMDVMHTIHGRAIAFAEGLKLSRPEKNIIVFTGDGDCLAIGGNHLLHAANRNINITVVLVNNFIYGMTGGQKSPTTPAGSRTKTSPFGALDEPIDGCGIAMSAGATFCSRWTVSHPNQLKKAIKEGILHNGFSFIEVLSQCPVQAGKSVFQERDPWNMMEAIKNNTILCKSWSFERPEGKIPIGNFKADSGRQEYTDKIKNLKEQLRTMQKVTV from the coding sequence ATGAATCAGCTAATTGAAAAATATATCAAAAAAGATTCGCTTCCGTATATTTTCTGTGCGGGCTGTGGAAACGGGATCATTCTAAATGCAGCAATCCACGCCATCGATGAACTGGGAATTAAGGAGGATACCGCCTGCGTCAGCGGAATCGGCTGCTCGTCATGGATTCCGCCCTATCTGAATATGGATGTGATGCACACGATTCACGGAAGAGCCATTGCCTTTGCGGAGGGGCTGAAGCTTAGCAGACCGGAGAAAAACATCATCGTTTTTACCGGTGATGGGGATTGTCTCGCCATTGGCGGAAATCATCTGCTCCACGCCGCAAACAGGAACATCAATATTACCGTTGTCCTGGTGAATAACTTTATTTACGGGATGACTGGGGGTCAGAAATCACCGACCACTCCTGCGGGATCAAGGACAAAGACCAGCCCCTTCGGGGCCTTAGATGAGCCCATCGATGGATGTGGTATTGCCATGAGCGCAGGAGCCACCTTTTGTTCAAGGTGGACAGTTTCTCATCCAAACCAGTTGAAAAAGGCAATCAAGGAAGGGATTTTGCATAATGGTTTCTCTTTTATCGAGGTACTATCTCAATGCCCAGTCCAGGCAGGAAAGAGTGTTTTTCAGGAACGTGATCCCTGGAATATGATGGAGGCGATCAAGAATAATACAATTCTGTGCAAAAGCTGGTCATTTGAAAGGCCGGAGGGGAAAATCCCCATCGGAAACTTTAAGGCGGACAGCGGCAGGCAGGAATACACCGATAAAATAAAAAACTTGAAGGAACAGCTTAGAACAATGCAGAAGGTGACCGTATGA